One window of Siniperca chuatsi isolate FFG_IHB_CAS linkage group LG15, ASM2008510v1, whole genome shotgun sequence genomic DNA carries:
- the rps6ka1 gene encoding ribosomal protein S6 kinase alpha-1 isoform X4, whose product MTNGTPSHRYRMGRALLRMESRLLSRTSSKWAAGFSVCESTGVVAHVSQTRWIDSARYDMMMDFDMHMEDGDIKEINITHVVKEGSEKADASQFELLKVLGQGSFGKVFLVRKVTPPDANQLYAMKVLKKATLKVRDRVRTKMERDILADVNHPFVVKLHYAFQTEGKLYLILDFLRGGDLFTRLSKEVMFTEEDVKFYLAELALGLDHLHSLGIIYRDLKPENILLDEEGHIKLTDFGLCKEAIDHEKKAYSFCGTVEYMAPEVVNRQGHTHSADWWSFGVLMFEMLTGALPFQGKDRKETMNLILKARLGMPQFLSAEAQSLLRALFKRNPANRLGSCADGAEEIKRHGFFSTIDWNKLFRREVKPPFRPAVARPDDTFYFDSEFTSRTPKDSPGVPPSAGAHQLFRGFSFIASTLLEEEDSVEPVKPPPHPVVQQLHGKNLLFSDGYVLKEDIGMGSFSVCKRCVHKATNTEYAVKMIDKTSTDPSEEIEILLRYGQHPNIITLKDVYDNSKQVFLVTELMRGGELLDRILKQKFFSEREASAVLHTITKTVEYLHSQGVVHRDLKPSNILYVDESGNPESIRICDFGFAKQLRANNGLLMTPCYTANFVAPEVLKRQGYDEGCDIWSLGVLLYTMLAGFTPFANGPEDTPNEILNRIGNGHFSLTGGNWDTVSDAAKDLVSKMLHVDPHQRLTAKQVLKHTWIVQRDKLPNSQLPHHDPKLVKGAMAATYSALKNSQPTPELKPIESSFLAQRRVKKLPSTSL is encoded by the exons GAAGATGGAGACATCAAGGAGATCAACATTACCCATGTGGTCAAGGAAGGCTCAGAGAAGGCTGATGCCTCTCAGTTTGAACTGCTCAAAGTTTTGGGACAGGGATCCTTTGGCAAG GTATTCCTGGTGCGAAAGGTGACCCCTCCCGATGCCAACCAGCTCTATGCCATGAAGGTCCTCAAGAAGGCCACACTCAAAG TGAGAGACCGTGTGAGAAccaagatggagagagacatcCTGGCAGACGTCAACCACCCTTTCGTTGTCAAACTGCACTATG catTCCAGACTGAAGGGAAGTTGTACTTGATCCTGGACTTTCTCAGAGGAGGAGATCTCTTCACTAGACTCTCCAAAGAG GTGATGTTCACAGAGGAGGATGTGAAGTTTTATCTAGCAGAGCTGGCATTAGGGCTGGACCACCTCCATAGCCTGGGCATCATTTACAGGGACCTCAAACCTGAAAA catTCTCCTGGATGAAGAGGGACATATCAAACTCACAG ATTTTGGCTTGTGTAAAGAAGCCATTGATCATGAGAAGAAAGCTTATTCCTTCTGTGGTACTGTGGAGTACATGGCCCCAGAGGTTGTGAACAGGCAGGGACACACCCACAGTGCAGACTGGTGGTCATTTGGAGTACTAATG TTTGAGATGTTGACTGGAGCGCTGCCGTTTCAAGGGAAGGACCGCAAAGAAACTATGAACCTGATTCTGAA GGCGCGTCTGGGAATGCCTCAGTTCCTCAGTGCAGAGGCCCAGTCTCTGCTCAGGGCTTTGTTCAAGAGGAACCCTGCCAACAGATTGG gATCTTGTGCTGATGGTGCAGAGGAGATCAAACGGCATGGTTTCTTCTCTACCATAGACTGGAAT AAACTCTTCAGAAGAGAAGTTAAGCCTCCGTTCAGACCGGCGGTGGCACGTCCGGACGACACCTTCTACTTTGACTCTGAGTTCACCTCCCGCACCCCTAAAG ACTCCCCTGGCGTGCCCCCTAGTGCCGGAGCTCACCAGCTCTTCAGAGGCTTCAGCTTTATTGCGTCAACTCTATTGGAGGAGGAAGATTCAGTGGAGCCAGTCAAGCCGCCACCGCACCCAGTGGTCCAG CAATTACATGGGAAGAACCTGCTGTTCAGTGACGGCTATGTATTGAAGGAAGACATCGGCATGGGCTCCTTCTCTGTGTGTAAACGATGTGTCCACAAAGCCACCAACACAGAATATGCTGTCAag ATGATTGACAAGACCAGTACAGACCCCTCTGAGGAGATTGAGATTCTACTTAGATACGGACAGCACCCCAACATCATAACACTGAAGGAT gTGTACGACAACAGTAAGCAGGTGTTCCTGGTGACGGAGCTGATGCGTGGAGGAGAGCTGCTGGATCGGATCCTCAAACAGAAGTTCTTTTCGGAGAGAGAGGCCAGTGCTGTGCTTCACACCATCACCAAGACTGTAGAGTACCTGCACTCACAGGGG GTGGTGCACAGAGACCTGAAGCCCAGCAATATCCTCTATGTTGACGAGTCGGGGAATCCAGAGTCCATCAGGATTTGCGACTTTGGCTTCGCTAAGCAATTGCGTGCCAACAACGGCCTGCTGATGACCCCATGCTACACTGCTAACTTTGTAGCTCCTGAG GTGTTGAAGCGTCAGGGCTATGATGAAGGCTGTGACATCTGGAGTCTGGGAGTCTTGCTGTACACCATGCTGGCTGG TTTTACTCCATTTGCCAACGGACCTGAGGACACCCCGAATGAGATCCTGAACAGGATAGGCAACGGCCACTTCAGTCTGACTGGAGGCAACTGGGACACTGTTTCTGATGCTGCCAAG GACCTTGTGTCCAAGATGCTTCATGTGGATCCCCATCAGAGACTGACTGCCAAGCAGGTCCTCAAACACACCTGGATTGTACAGAGAGACAAACTACCCAACAGCCAGCTCCCACACCATGACCCCAAACTTGTCAAG GGTGCGATGGCAGCCACCTATTCTGCCCTGAAGAACTCCCAACCAACTCCAGAGCTCAAGCCCATCGAGAGCTCTTTTCTAGCCCAGAGGCGTGTCAAGAAGCTTCCCTCCACTTCCCTGTAG